One Lentibacillus cibarius DNA window includes the following coding sequences:
- a CDS encoding IS3 family transposase, with protein sequence MRRKQAEFEFIREYEGVYPIAKLVGVTSVSRSGYYRWKSRKESYEQDKKDEELYQKILEIYRKHGGTFGRERIKKEFKRSYHMIVNEKCISRVMKKYGLRCQIRRKRKKGGRQPYGNIPNVLDRDFKALRPGIKMGVDITYVPVKGSHHPWLYVCAIKDLFNSEIVAYSMDTNQSTELVYEALNKLQKRGFEKGAILHSDQGIQFTNPGYKLRLKEMGITQSMSRRGNCWDNACVENFFSHFKTEAPCFYKMETLVDIKNAIDAYMHYFNNNRLQNKLEMSPVEYRLKTA encoded by the coding sequence GTGAGGCGTAAACAGGCTGAATTTGAATTTATACGAGAATATGAGGGCGTGTATCCAATAGCGAAACTAGTTGGCGTTACTTCTGTTTCTCGTTCTGGCTATTACAGATGGAAATCCCGTAAGGAAAGCTATGAACAGGACAAGAAAGACGAGGAGCTTTACCAGAAGATCTTAGAGATTTATCGAAAACATGGTGGAACATTTGGACGTGAGCGTATCAAAAAGGAATTTAAACGTTCCTATCACATGATTGTTAATGAAAAGTGTATCTCACGCGTGATGAAAAAATATGGTTTACGTTGCCAAATCCGGAGAAAACGTAAAAAAGGCGGGCGTCAGCCTTATGGGAACATACCGAATGTTCTGGATCGTGATTTTAAAGCTTTAAGGCCCGGCATTAAAATGGGTGTGGATATCACATATGTTCCGGTTAAAGGAAGCCATCATCCCTGGCTTTATGTATGCGCCATAAAGGATTTATTTAATAGTGAAATCGTAGCGTATTCCATGGATACCAATCAATCAACTGAACTGGTCTATGAAGCCTTAAATAAATTACAAAAAAGGGGATTTGAGAAAGGTGCCATCCTGCATAGCGATCAGGGCATCCAGTTCACAAATCCCGGATATAAGCTGCGTCTGAAGGAAATGGGCATCACCCAATCCATGTCCCGTAGAGGTAATTGTTGGGACAATGCTTGCGTTGAAAATTTCTTCAGCCATTTCAAGACAGAAGCACCTTGTTTCTACAAGATGGAAACTTTGGTTGACATTAAAAACGCAATAGACGCCTATATGCACTATTTTAACAATAATCGACTACAAAACAAACTGGAAATGAGTCCAGTCGAATATCGGTTAAAAACAGCATAA